The region ATGCCTAAAACATTTACAGAAAAAGCCAAGTACGAAGTAGTAGCACAACTTTTGATCACTGATCAGCATATAAAGGTTTTTGGCACAAGAACAATTCATAACAATAATAGCATGGAACTCGAAGAACTTACCACCCCAGCAAAATCCTGCAGCTCCAACTGCAGAAATGCCTCTGCTTTTAAGTGCAgcaatcacctttttagcatctTCAGATCCTTTAACCTGCAAGTAAGATACATTCAAAGGTGAAAATGCTTACTTTCTCAAGCACACGTCACGCCAGTAGAAATAATTTCGGTTATTTAGCACTGAAATTTTGACCAATATTCTGTTAATTAATTCAAGTGAACCGGCCTTTTACTACACATACTTCAGAAACAATGTACACATAGTCAAacacctcaataccataatttTGGTGTTTGTGCTACTTAGGTGGCTGTATAATGATGCAGCGACAATCTAACTTACCGGTTCATGATCCTTTAGCCAAACTTGTATGGGTCTCTCTTTATCATCAGGGGCATAAGGATCTCCGCGTATGAAGTCAGGAACTACAACACAGAATCCATCAGCTGCAACCTTATCTGCAAGCTTCCTTGCAATACAAAATAACAGGCACGGGCTTCCAAAATTACGGTACTGATAAATACAGAAAGGATATTCACATCcttaacaaataaaaagagaGTGACACCCATACCTCAAGTTTGGAGCTTCATATCCTGCAGGATCCCGACATACATAAGcgaataaaaatcaaaattcaaaactcAAAATCAATAACTATCAAACATTCATCAGGCTACCATtgcaaaaaaactaaaaacaacttATAAAAGAAATTACGAAAGCTCCCAAACAGTTACAGGAAACAAAAAACATCAGGgcaaaatgaaatattattaccAAATACATCAGAGACGAGAAGAATGGCGCTGTTTGAGTCAGAAGGGCCAGTGACATAGGAATCGAGTCCACCCAGTTCCTCAACGTGGCCAGAACCGCTAGCTCGGTTAAGTGTTGGCGGGTTATCACAGCATTGAGGTCCTGACATTTTCTACTTCAAATAGTTTGGCGTGTTTTTGTCTGCAAAATCAGGAGATTTGGTTCTGATGAAATCACAGAAATAGGATCTTGAAGAACTCTTTTGCATCATCTCTTACGTCATTCTTTAGTATAGAACAAAAGTTTCCTACAACTTTGATTGTTTGGCAGCCACGCATCTCACATTATTTCCACAAGTCTGGTTAATCAGCCAATTAATACTGGTCAAAATACTCTAATACTTTTATAGACTAATATGAGATTACAGGAATAAGAAATTTCAATCAGTATATTATGTCTAAATGAACAGAATTTATTAGATTAGATTCGACTCAAAGTACCTATGATTTTGaacaaattttaacattttaaattgtttgtcatataaaagaaattaatattaatGATTTGGATTACCACTCACTAATAATATCACATTTATCAATAGAAGTATCTAATATATGGTCTTCATTTagtaaaaatgttcaaatatttatttttttcggtTTCTACAATAAGTAATAAGCAGTTTCATTGCACCTAATCCCATTCCCTGGTGTTCTCAACTTCAGTTCTCAATCTGCAAACATCACTTGACAAACTTGGTAAACCACTTCAACATGTCTGAATGAGCTTCCTCGGCTTTCTTGACAGCCGAATCATCCTCATCATCATACCTCAGTGTCCATCCATGAACGGCTCCATCGAATATCTTTACGTAACTCTCAAACTGCAAAATCCACAGCTAGAACCATTTAGCCAATACAAATTAAGCTGAGACTGCCTAAACTTTTCGAAGAGTTAAATTAATTACCTCAGATTTCGCTGCTAATATCTCTCCGAATTGTTTCATTTGTTCTGGTGGGGAAATTTGATCTGTCTCAGCACCCAATATAGCAGTTGGAACCTTCACAGCTGAAACAATCATCATTTCGTCAATCAGTTATTATGTAACACGAAAGCAGAAATACTGAAACAGAAAATGGCGACATTTTACACaagaatatattataaatatagcGTTTTGATGTTTCATGTTCCCTGTTTATGGAAATGGAAACAAAACCAGAAATGCGCCACTGGAAAAAATTTCGTGCAACATATAACAGTGATGCAACCATACAAATGAAGTAGAAATCCTAAGACGGAACTAACCATTAATCTCATCAGCTGTAATCCAGCCAGGATGCAATATAACTGCAGCCTGAATATCATCAGAGCCTGCTAGTTTTACAACCACCATGCCTGAAACAATTACACGCAAAGCCAATTGCGAAGTAGTTTAGTTCAATGAGCAATCACTGATCAGCATATAAAAGTTTTCTGTGCAAGTGTAATTCATTAGCCTAACAATGATGGCGTGGAACTCGAAGAACTTACCACCCCAGCAAAATCCTGCAGCTCCTACTGCGGAAATGCCTCTGCTTTTAAGTGCAGCAATCACTTTTTTAGCATCATCACATCCTTTAACCTGCAAGTCAGATACATTCAAAGGTAAAACTGCTTACTTGCTCAAGCATCCTATACTACATAACTCCAGCAGAACAATTTCGGTTGTACTTTAAAAAAGCAAAATATCCTAGCACTGAAATTCTGACGCAATATTCTATTAATTAATTCAAGTGAACCTGCCTTATACTTACTTCAGAAATAATGCACAATGTAGTCAAGCAACTCACCGTGTCATGCTTTTTCATCCAGGAATCACGATCAAATTGCGGATTATTCAGTTGATAAGGATCACCATAGAGAAAGTCAGGAACTACAACAAGGAATCCAGCTTCTGCAATTTTATCTGCTAGCTTCCTTaacaacaaaacaaatgcaaaaccaataattccataaaattccAATATATGGTCAACCCTGTAGTCTATCTGATAAATTGTCTGAATGAGCTAATTTgatatttgtcatgttattaATTCTCGAATCTAAGTAGCAAATAAACCTAATCAAGCTAATCAACATCAATGAACACATACATACCTTAATTTAGGAGCTTCATATCCTGCAAAATGTTCAAACaccaagaaattaaaatttacaagAACCAATAAGACAAGCTGACCTTCTAAGACAAAAACATACTGCAAAATCCTATCAAACCCGCACTTCCATGCATCAGAAAAATCATTGATTGATAAAGAAAACAGTGAAGAACAGAAGCATAAAAACAAAGAATTGTGAGGAAAAAAGAAATGGGTGATTACCAAAGGCGTCACAAGCTAGAACGATAGCGAGCTTGGAAGTGGGGGAGCCAGTTATATAAGATTTGAGACCGCTCGTGATCTCTTCAACTCTGCCCAATCCAGAGTTTGGGTTCAGAACTGGCGGGTTCTCCAAACATTGGGAACTTGACATGTCTTCTCCGGCAATAATTAGGGCTATGTTTAAGGTGCATAAATGGCAACTAATCAgaatgatttataaattattactgtaaaaatttggcttaaaaaaattataactgtaaaaagacaaaaaagaaCAATTTTCTGATTCATGACAAATCGTCATCCATCAGAtagatttttaggtagacttaGTCTATCACGTTATTCGTGAACTAAACcttattatgacacgtcattaaaataatggcattatcgtaattttgtttattacttatttacacttttaaatagtgatattacgatagtgctattattttaatgacgtgttataatatgataggtttagtccatgATAAtatggtagaccgagtctacctaagaatttctccattaCTTATGTCACTTTTTCTTATTACTGTGTATCTTCTTGTGTccgaaccaaaaaataaaaagcatgAAACGACGTAGCATTattcaaaaataagaaaaaaaatgcatGCAGCGAAAGAAACCAAAGACGGAACAAAAAGGTGACAATCAGTCAATTTTCACCACTTATTTTATTTggtattaataaataaattaatcccCAGAACTAGATTTATCGGTGTCCCTTTGCTGAAGGGTTTTTGCAGGGTTTGTGTTTCTCCTTCTCCAcgaaaactaataaaaaatctATGAAACAGGTAAGGAAAAGAAGCAAATTTTGAAGGATAAGGAAATGGATTCTTCAAGAAATGGAAGGGGCGTAAATGATGAAGAAGAGGCAATACTTAAGGAGGAGAACCAGAGATTTTGTATGTTTCCCATTAGATATAAGCCAATTTGGGAGATGTACAAGAAGGCTCAGGCCAGTTTTTGGACTGGTAATTCATCTAGCTCTCAGTTTTTCTATCTtggttttgaaatttgaaattc is a window of Mercurialis annua linkage group LG2, ddMerAnnu1.2, whole genome shotgun sequence DNA encoding:
- the LOC126667563 gene encoding endo-1,3;1,4-beta-D-glucanase-like — encoded protein: MSGPQCCDNPPTLNRASGSGHVEELGGLDSYVTGPSDSNSAILLVSDVFGYEAPNLRKLADKVAADGFCVVVPDFIRGDPYAPDDKERPIQVWLKDHEPVKGSEDAKKVIAALKSRGISAVGAAGFCWGGMVVVKLASSDDIQAAVILHPGWITADEINAVRVPTAILGAETDQISPPEQMKQFGEILAAKPEFESYVKIFDGAVHGWTLRYNDDEDSAIKKAEEAHSDLLNWFTKFVK
- the LOC126667561 gene encoding endo-1,3;1,4-beta-D-glucanase-like codes for the protein MSSSQCLENPPVLNPNSGLGRVEEITSGLKSYITGSPTSKLAIVLACDAFGYEAPKLRKLADKIAEAGFLVVVPDFLYGDPYQLNNPQFDRDSWMKKHDTVKGCDDAKKVIAALKSRGISAVGAAGFCWGGMVVVKLAGSDDIQAAVILHPGWITADEINAVKVPTAILGAETDQISPPEQMKQFGEILAAKSEFESYVKIFDGAVHGWTLRYDDEDDSAVKKAEEAHSDMLKWFTKFVK